One Cryptomeria japonica chromosome 9, Sugi_1.0, whole genome shotgun sequence genomic window carries:
- the LOC131038697 gene encoding uncharacterized protein At4g22758 → MEKKAKSKGGPQSRHVHGGFPRSSSFSGQFSGEPLEKFLDHPKSKKPAAMRRPSTHPELLRRDKPSFERTPWLNLEAPQPKPPLITKIAPPVEPGNSKSAAKLLVNVTVARSIGPLRLLLPTEATVLDVVKAALAQYAKEGRRPILSTDLLSFGLHYSQFTIDCLNPNDKIKDLGCRNFFLCPKKESGVVSCGTEMGKFAARGKEPWYNLMNRFLALP, encoded by the exons ATGGAGAAGAAAGCCAAATCAAAAGGAGGACCTCAGTCCAGGCATGTCCATGGGGGTTTCCCCCGGTCCTCCAGTTTTAGCGGTCAGTTTTCTGGGGAGCCGCTGGAAAAGTTTCTGGACCACCCCAAGTCCAAGAAGCCCGCCGCCATGAGAAGGCCGAGCACGCACCCTGAGCTTCTCAGGCGTGATAAGCCCTCTTTTGAGCGGACTCCATGGCTAAATTTAGAAGCCCCTCAGCCTAAGCCTCCGCTTATTACCAAAATAGCACCGCCTGTGGAGCCGGGAAACAGCAAAAGTGCCGCTAAGTTGCTGGTCAATGTGACCGTGGCGCGTAGCATTGGCCCTCTGCGTCTGTTGCTTCCTACGGAAGCAACGGTGCTTGATGTGGTCAAAGCGGCGCTTGCGCAGTATGCTAAAGAAGGACGGAGGCCCATTCTCAGCACCGATCTGCTTTCCTTTGGGTTGCATTATTCGCAGTTTACCATTGACT gtTTGAATCCCAATGATAAGATTAAGGACTTGGGTTGTCGGAATTTCTTCTTGTGTCCGAAAAAGGAAAGCGGTGTTGTTAGTTGTGGTACAGAGATGGGGAAATTTGCTGCTCGGGGAAAAGAGCCCTGGTACAATTTAATGAACCGTTTTCTCGCGCTCCCCTAA